The following coding sequences lie in one Euhalothece natronophila Z-M001 genomic window:
- the pyrF gene encoding orotidine-5'-phosphate decarboxylase produces the protein MLPQERIIVPLDVPDLESAIAQVETLPDVTFWKVGLELFVSAGPAILDYLKQHNKRIFLDLKFHDIPNTVAGACRAAIKYNVDFLTIHASAGKEALQAAVETKQASTAPPKLLAVTLLTSINDRSLAFDLQVPIELPEYILKMAMLAQENGIDGAVCSPQEVAKLREVCGDNFWLICPGVRPEFADNGDQKRVMTPKQALNAGADYLVIGRPITQSETPQLIWQKICQEIME, from the coding sequence ATGTTACCGCAAGAGCGTATTATTGTCCCTTTAGATGTTCCAGATTTAGAAAGCGCGATCGCGCAAGTAGAGACCCTTCCTGATGTTACCTTTTGGAAAGTAGGATTAGAATTATTTGTGAGTGCCGGCCCCGCTATTTTAGATTACCTTAAACAACATAATAAACGCATTTTTCTCGATCTGAAATTCCATGATATTCCCAATACTGTTGCTGGTGCGTGTCGAGCTGCCATCAAATACAATGTGGACTTTCTAACCATCCATGCTAGCGCAGGGAAAGAAGCCCTACAAGCAGCTGTAGAAACCAAACAAGCCTCAACTGCCCCCCCCAAATTACTCGCAGTTACCCTCTTAACCAGTATTAATGATCGTTCTCTTGCTTTTGATTTACAAGTTCCCATTGAACTACCAGAATATATCTTAAAAATGGCAATGTTAGCTCAAGAAAATGGCATAGATGGAGCAGTTTGTTCCCCTCAAGAAGTGGCTAAATTAAGAGAAGTTTGTGGGGATAACTTTTGGTTAATTTGTCCGGGGGTGCGTCCTGAGTTTGCTGATAATGGCGATCAAAAACGAGTCATGACCCCGAAACAAGCTCTAAATGCAGGTGCTGATTATTTAGTCATTGGTCGCCCCATTACTCAATCAGAAACACCACAACTAATTTGGCAAAAAATCTGTCAAGAAATTATGGAATAA
- a CDS encoding DUF6737 family protein, which yields MTKTTQKNSTSSIWQEKPWWCQPWSIILTGITIPTVTWLLTHLWWVTVPVIIAILAWWWLFLYIVPRGYAGGKTQVK from the coding sequence ATGACCAAAACAACACAGAAAAACTCAACTTCCTCAATTTGGCAAGAAAAGCCATGGTGGTGTCAACCTTGGTCGATTATCCTTACAGGAATCACGATCCCTACGGTGACTTGGCTACTTACTCATCTCTGGTGGGTAACTGTGCCAGTTATCATTGCTATTTTAGCTTGGTGGTGGCTGTTTCTTTATATTGTTCCTAGAGGATATGCTGGGGGAAAAACTCAAGTTAAATGA
- a CDS encoding SRPBCC family protein, whose amino-acid sequence MKDYKVFEQSIQINASATMVEKCISDRALMHRWLNPRLRCEPVGEWDTRLGSRSRFIINLPGIEPTLKNTVVEREPGLIVWEFVGFFKGRDRWECQPNDEGTKLINRFEFKIPNPLVKVGFEIVAARSTEQEMSAQLRRLKRVAEALYIQSGFT is encoded by the coding sequence ATGAAAGACTACAAAGTATTTGAACAATCCATTCAGATCAACGCTAGCGCGACAATGGTAGAAAAATGTATCAGCGATCGCGCTTTGATGCACCGTTGGCTTAATCCCCGTCTCCGTTGCGAACCGGTTGGAGAATGGGATACCCGTTTAGGCAGTCGTAGTCGTTTTATTATTAATCTTCCCGGAATTGAACCCACTCTGAAAAATACAGTTGTAGAAAGAGAACCAGGGTTAATTGTGTGGGAATTTGTTGGGTTTTTTAAAGGGCGCGATCGTTGGGAATGTCAACCTAATGATGAGGGAACTAAATTAATTAACCGCTTTGAATTTAAAATTCCTAACCCTTTAGTAAAAGTAGGCTTTGAAATAGTTGCCGCCCGTTCCACTGAACAAGAAATGTCTGCCCAACTTCGTCGTCTCAAGCGAGTAGCAGAAGCCCTCTATATTCAAAGTGGCTTTACCTGA
- a CDS encoding methyltransferase domain-containing protein, with translation MTQLRLTTNPGIEDIVEQELRDRATAVSCCLTQIKRKPFNLEGQILVESVDEKELLSQIALKARSVFHVMRQIYHFSVPKKADFLETIKQELLELDIPEMEGAKKFRVTTQRNGRHLFNSIDVQKIAGAALIERYQKAVSLEQYDVNVRVDVFDRLCLVSVQLTKASLDRRHHLVWRPRISLKTTMAYAMLRLGGLEEKTRLLDPFCGSATLLLEAATMFPHLELYGSDRREEAVRGAQTNIDTAKISHRVSLKEVDARDLDIMYPHQHFDAIVTNPPFGMHLGAEINFYQLYLKFLRGAGKILAPGGRLVILVGKGRGLFKRLVFKSGLFQIREERLVETGGIYPHLFICDRVDEIR, from the coding sequence ATGACCCAACTGCGCTTAACAACTAATCCCGGCATTGAAGATATTGTGGAACAGGAATTGCGCGATCGCGCTACGGCTGTCTCCTGTTGCTTGACGCAAATTAAACGAAAACCTTTTAATCTTGAGGGACAAATTTTAGTAGAAAGTGTTGATGAGAAAGAACTCTTGTCTCAAATTGCCCTCAAAGCGCGATCAGTTTTTCATGTGATGCGTCAAATTTATCATTTTTCAGTGCCTAAAAAGGCTGATTTTTTAGAAACAATCAAGCAGGAATTACTCGAACTTGATATTCCAGAAATGGAAGGGGCGAAAAAGTTTCGAGTAACCACTCAGCGCAATGGGCGACATTTATTTAATAGTATAGATGTCCAAAAAATTGCAGGGGCAGCTTTAATTGAGCGTTATCAAAAAGCTGTTAGCTTAGAACAGTATGATGTTAATGTCCGTGTTGATGTTTTTGATCGGCTTTGTTTAGTCAGTGTTCAACTAACTAAAGCATCTTTAGATCGGCGACATCATCTGGTGTGGCGACCGAGAATTAGCCTTAAAACGACTATGGCTTATGCCATGTTACGGTTAGGTGGTTTAGAAGAAAAAACTCGTTTATTAGACCCTTTTTGTGGTTCTGCTACTCTGTTATTAGAAGCGGCGACCATGTTTCCTCATTTAGAATTATATGGCAGCGATCGCCGTGAGGAAGCGGTTAGGGGAGCACAAACAAATATTGACACTGCTAAAATTTCTCATCGAGTTAGTCTCAAGGAAGTTGATGCTAGAGACTTAGACATAATGTATCCTCACCAGCATTTTGATGCTATTGTAACGAATCCTCCATTTGGAATGCATTTGGGAGCAGAAATTAATTTTTATCAGTTATATCTTAAATTTTTACGGGGGGCTGGAAAAATTTTAGCCCCTGGGGGTCGCCTTGTTATCTTAGTAGGAAAAGGACGCGGTCTTTTTAAAAGGCTTGTTTTTAAGTCAGGGTTATTTCAAATTCGTGAAGAACGTTTAGTGGAAACAGGAGGGATTTATCCTCATCTGTTTATCTGCGATCGCGTTGATGAGATCAGGTAA